One Euphorbia lathyris chromosome 1, ddEupLath1.1, whole genome shotgun sequence DNA segment encodes these proteins:
- the LOC136209425 gene encoding uncharacterized protein, translating into MNKLVEFGRKALFYVRVLSGYEERKIRNYRLLLEKRLQEAQEKKAALRRLPEQAVLAEVRQMVEQMQSLNQKLEETETAIEEYFKPIDNQAEILMKMQLDGEERKMKQMMQAMKAEALVEKAEAEKNANAHHVETNQHNQEKEASSKQQPL; encoded by the exons ATGAACAAGTTAGTAGAGTTCGGAAGGAAAGCCCTTTTCTATGTGAGGGTTCTTTCTGGGTATGAAGAACGTAAAATCCGTAATTATAGATTGCTGCTTGAGAAGCGTCTCCAAGAG GCACAAGAAAAAAAGGCAGCCTTGAGAAGGCTACCTGAGCAGGCTGTGTTAGCAGAGGTCCGCCAAATGGTTGAGCAGATGCAAAGTTTGAACCAGAAGCTAGAAGAAACT GAGACTGCTATTGAAGAGTACTTCAAACCAATTGACAATCAAGCTGAGATTTTGATGAAGATGCAGCTTGACGGGGAAGAAAGGAAAATGAAGCAGATGATGCAAGCTATGAAAGCGGAGGCTTTGGTTGAAAAGGCTGAAGCAGAGAAAAATGCAAATGCTCATCATGTGGAGACAAACCAACACAACCAAGAAAAAGAAGCCTCCTCTAAGCAACAACCACTTTGA